One window from the genome of Cricetulus griseus strain 17A/GY chromosome 2, alternate assembly CriGri-PICRH-1.0, whole genome shotgun sequence encodes:
- the LOC113834415 gene encoding pleckstrin homology domain-containing family F member 2 codes for MVDRLANSEANTRRISIVENCFGAAGQPLTIPGRVLIGEGVLTKLCRKKPKARQFFLFNDILVYGNIVIQKKKYNKQHIIPLENVTIDSIKDEGELRNGWLIKTPTKSFAVYAATATEKSEWMNHINKCVTDLLSKSGKTPSSEHAAVWVPDSEATVCMRCQKAKFTPVNRRHHCRKCGFVVCGPCSEKRFLLPNQSSKPVRICDFCYDLLSTGDMSSGQPTRSDSYSQSLKSPLNDVSDDDDDDDSSD; via the coding sequence ATGGTGGATCGCCTAGCAAACAGTGAAGCAAATACTAGACGAATAAGTATAGTGGAGAACTGTTTTGGAGCCGCTGGTCAACCCTTAACCATCCCTGGACGGGTCCTTATCGGAGAGGGAGTATTGACTAAGCTGTGCAGAAAGAAGCCTAAAGCAAGGCAGTTTTTCCTGTTTAATGATATTCTTGTATACGGCAACATTGTCATCcagaagaaaaaatacaacaaacaacACATTATTCCCTTGGAAAATGTCACCATTGATTCCATTAAAGATGAAGGAGAATTACGGAATGGATGGCTTATTAAGACACCAACTAAATCGTTTGCAGTGTATGCTGCCACTGCCACCGAGAAGTCAGAGTGGATGAACCACATAAATAAGTGTGTCACCGATTTACTCTCCAAAAGTGGGAAGACACCGAGTAGTGAGCATGCTGCTGTCTGGGTTCCTGACTCTGAGGCCACTGTGTGTATGCGCTGTCAGAAGGCAAAGTTCACGCCAGTTAATCGGCGGCACCACTGCCGAAAATGTGGCTTTGTTGTTTGTGGTCCCTGCTCTGAAAAGAGATTTCTTCTTCCCAACCAGTCTTCTAAGCCTGTGCGGATATGTGACTTCTGCTATGACCTGCTTTCCACTGGGGACATGTCTTCGGGTCAGCCGACTAGATCAGACTCTTACAGCCAGTCATTGAAGTCTCCTTTAAATGACGtatctgatgatgatgatgacgatgatagCAGTGACTAA